The DNA window TAATACAAACTGTTTTTCTTCTTGAAATAAATCGATTTGTCCGGTCATTTCTGTCGTCTCCTCTTCACGTAGCTATTGTAATGTCGTTGCAATCATATCGTAAGCATATCGTGCCATTTCATTGCGCTCATCTAGCGTATACGCCAGTTTCAAATGATACATAGCGTCTTCTGTACGATTTGTCGAGACTGCGTAAAGAACACCCACATTATAATGAGCATCCGAATGATCTGGTTCGCTGTCGATTACTTGTAGAAATTGAGGTTCTGCTAGTTCAAATAATTCCATAGATGCCAAACAGATGCCATAGCTCAAGCGGGCTTGAACATCCTGTTCATCCAGTTCTACCGCGCGTTGAAAATACGGCAACGCTAGTTTCGGCTGCTCTAGTTTTTCAAAGCATTTACCGATCATAAAATGCGCATCTGCGCCTTCAAGTTCGTATTGCAATGCTTTTTCATATAGCTTTAATGCTTCTGAATAACGCTCTGAATTAAAATACAAATTAGCCAAACCATAAAAAGCCGTCGCTGATGTTTCATCAAGCGTAATGGCTTTTTGGAAAAATCTTTCCGCACGGTCAATTTCGTCCATCGACGTTAAGACATGCCCAAAATTGATATAGCCTAGCGGGTTGTCCGGTTGTTCATCGATTGCTTGTGTGAAAGCTTCAACGGCTTTTTCAGTATTGCCTTCTTGTAATGCTTGTATCCCGATTTCGTTGTAATTCATTGTTGTCTCTCCCATTAACCGACATATTCCAAACGTGCGCCATTTTTAAAGACACGATCGATCGTTCCACCGCCTAGGCATTCTTCACCATCATAAAACACGACAGCTTGACCAGGCGTAATCGCGCGGACCGGCTCTGCAAATGTCACGATGGCTCTTTCGCCTTTGAATT is part of the Planococcus kocurii genome and encodes:
- a CDS encoding tetratricopeptide repeat protein, with product MNYNEIGIQALQEGNTEKAVEAFTQAIDEQPDNPLGYINFGHVLTSMDEIDRAERFFQKAITLDETSATAFYGLANLYFNSERYSEALKLYEKALQYELEGADAHFMIGKCFEKLEQPKLALPYFQRAVELDEQDVQARLSYGICLASMELFELAEPQFLQVIDSEPDHSDAHYNVGVLYAVSTNRTEDAMYHLKLAYTLDERNEMARYAYDMIATTLQ